In Limnobaculum parvum, one DNA window encodes the following:
- the hisS gene encoding histidine--tRNA ligase, whose translation MSKKIQSVRGMNDYLPEDTAVWQQVEDIIKRVVESYGYSEIRTPVLEQTPLFKRAIGEVTDVVEKEMYTFSERDGEEITSLTMRPEGTAGCVRAGIERGLIYNQEQRLWYLGPMFRHERPQKGRYRQFHQMGAEVFGLAGPDVDAELIMLTARWWRELGILDHVTLELNTIGSLEARANYKEALVAFLEQHKDKLDEDCKRRMYSNPLRVLDSKNAEVQVLLNGAPTLMDYLDDESKQHFAGLCVFLDNVGISYTINPRLVRGLDYYNRTVFEWVTTSLGAQGTVCAGGRYDGLVEQLGGHATPGVGFAMGLERLVLLVQAVNPAFKAVQAVDVYLISSGEGTQIAAMKLAETIRDTTPELRLMTNYGGGNFKKQFARADKWGAKVALVLGENEVSAGQVVVKDLRNGEQQTVAQAEVAVHLATLIG comes from the coding sequence GTGTCAAAGAAAATTCAATCTGTACGTGGTATGAATGACTATTTGCCAGAAGACACCGCAGTATGGCAGCAAGTTGAGGACATTATTAAGCGTGTTGTTGAGTCTTATGGATATAGTGAGATTCGCACGCCGGTTCTTGAACAAACGCCACTGTTTAAGCGTGCTATTGGTGAAGTTACCGATGTAGTAGAAAAAGAGATGTACACCTTCAGCGAGCGCGATGGTGAAGAGATAACATCGTTAACTATGCGCCCAGAAGGAACTGCGGGTTGCGTTCGCGCCGGTATTGAACGGGGTCTTATCTACAATCAAGAACAGCGCCTATGGTATTTAGGGCCAATGTTTCGTCATGAACGCCCGCAGAAAGGACGTTACCGCCAATTCCATCAAATGGGTGCCGAAGTATTCGGCCTTGCTGGGCCAGATGTGGATGCTGAACTGATTATGCTGACGGCTCGCTGGTGGCGTGAGCTGGGTATTTTGGATCATGTTACTCTAGAGCTGAACACTATCGGTTCGCTGGAAGCTAGAGCCAATTACAAAGAAGCATTAGTTGCGTTTCTGGAACAGCATAAAGATAAGCTGGATGAAGACTGTAAGCGACGGATGTATTCCAACCCGCTGCGAGTGTTGGACTCAAAAAATGCTGAGGTTCAGGTTCTGTTAAATGGTGCTCCAACATTGATGGATTATCTGGATGACGAGTCTAAACAACATTTTGCCGGACTGTGCGTATTTTTGGATAATGTTGGTATCAGTTATACAATTAATCCACGTTTAGTTCGTGGGTTAGACTACTATAATCGCACGGTGTTTGAGTGGGTAACCACCAGTTTGGGTGCTCAGGGTACAGTTTGTGCCGGCGGTCGTTATGATGGTCTGGTTGAACAACTGGGTGGACATGCAACACCAGGGGTTGGCTTTGCGATGGGGCTCGAGCGTCTAGTGCTATTAGTTCAGGCGGTTAACCCAGCGTTTAAAGCCGTGCAGGCAGTCGATGTTTATCTAATTTCTTCCGGTGAAGGTACGCAAATTGCGGCTATGAAGCTGGCAGAAACGATTCGTGATACAACGCCAGAGTTGCGTCTGATGACCAACTACGGTGGCGGTAACTTTAAAAAGCAGTTTGCCCGAGCCGATAAATGGGGTGCTAAAGTGGCTCTGGTTCTGGGTGAAAATGAAGTATCAGCCGGGCAGGTGGTAGTGAAAGACTTGCGTAACGGCGAACAACAAACTGTGGCGCAGGCTGAAGTCGCTGTGCATTTAGCAACATTGATCGGTTAA
- a CDS encoding YfgM family protein, whose amino-acid sequence MEIYNNEDEQLDAVRNFFRENGKAIVVGVVLGIGGLLGWRYWQSHQHTSLTTASVSFDNAMLQSENTAGLEAFIQGNDNTYGVFGALKLAQDLVEKGDFAKAKQQLQWAQTHTKDDNLLPAINLRLARIQLQEKQFDDALKTLDAVQKGGWFAQAQAIRGDVLVAKGDAKGARDAYTQAFEDNSSPVLKELLRIKLNNLAA is encoded by the coding sequence GTGGAAATCTATAACAATGAAGACGAGCAGCTAGATGCGGTGCGTAACTTTTTCCGTGAAAACGGAAAAGCTATCGTGGTGGGTGTCGTATTAGGTATTGGAGGTCTGCTTGGATGGCGTTACTGGCAGTCGCATCAACATACCAGTTTAACGACTGCTTCGGTCTCCTTTGATAATGCTATGTTGCAAAGTGAGAATACTGCTGGTTTAGAGGCATTTATTCAGGGCAATGACAACACTTATGGTGTTTTCGGTGCACTGAAACTGGCTCAGGATCTGGTTGAGAAGGGTGATTTTGCCAAAGCTAAGCAACAACTGCAGTGGGCGCAGACTCATACCAAGGACGATAATCTATTGCCAGCCATCAATCTGCGTCTGGCGCGTATTCAACTGCAAGAGAAGCAGTTCGATGATGCGCTAAAAACGCTGGATGCCGTACAAAAAGGTGGTTGGTTTGCACAGGCTCAGGCAATTCGTGGGGACGTTTTAGTGGCTAAAGGTGATGCAAAAGGCGCTCGTGATGCTTATACGCAGGCGTTTGAAGATAATTCATCACCGGTACTGAAAGAGTTACTGCGCATTAAACTGAACAATCTGGCCGCCTAA
- the bamB gene encoding outer membrane protein assembly factor BamB, translated as MKLRRIFCVGLLSVTMLSGCSLFGGDDDAVKVSPLPQVNNQFSPNKMWSTSVGNGVGEYYSHLRPSWQDGRIYAAARNGQVKAMDADSGNQVWKTDVTEKASFFSSDKSPMLSGGVTAAGAHVYVGSENAIIYALNSADGTLAWKTLVAGEVLSHPVVNNGLVLVHTTNGVLQALSEADGSIKWTANLGMPLLSLRGESAPAIAHGAAVVGGDNGRVNAVLLEQGQLIWQQRISQPSGATEIDRLADVDSSPVIVDNVVYAQGYNGSFTAMDLRSGQIIWKRDMGSVSDFFIDSGRVFLVDQDDKVVALSLNGGTILWTQNDLLHRQLTAPVLFNGYVVVGDSEGYLHWMDSATGQFVAQNKVDSDGFLSSPIVAGDRLVIQARGGSVYSYNR; from the coding sequence ATGAAATTACGTAGAATTTTTTGCGTAGGGTTACTTTCTGTAACCATGTTGAGTGGCTGTTCGCTGTTTGGTGGTGATGATGACGCTGTAAAGGTTTCACCATTGCCGCAGGTTAATAACCAATTCTCACCGAATAAGATGTGGAGTACGTCAGTGGGGAATGGTGTTGGTGAATATTATTCTCACTTACGTCCTTCTTGGCAGGACGGGCGCATCTATGCAGCAGCGCGTAATGGTCAGGTCAAAGCAATGGATGCTGATAGCGGCAACCAAGTTTGGAAAACGGACGTTACTGAAAAAGCAAGCTTTTTCTCTTCAGATAAATCACCGATGTTATCCGGCGGGGTAACGGCGGCGGGTGCACATGTTTATGTCGGTAGTGAAAACGCGATAATTTATGCCCTCAATAGTGCCGATGGCACGTTGGCATGGAAAACGCTTGTTGCAGGTGAAGTGTTATCTCATCCGGTGGTTAACAATGGCTTAGTGCTGGTTCACACGACTAATGGTGTGCTGCAAGCGTTAAGTGAAGCGGACGGTAGCATTAAATGGACCGCCAACCTAGGCATGCCTCTGCTTTCTTTACGCGGTGAATCAGCGCCTGCAATTGCACATGGTGCGGCGGTTGTTGGTGGTGATAACGGTCGTGTCAATGCGGTATTGTTAGAGCAAGGTCAGTTAATTTGGCAACAGCGTATTTCCCAGCCAAGTGGTGCAACTGAAATTGACCGTTTAGCTGATGTGGATAGCTCGCCGGTCATTGTTGATAATGTGGTTTATGCTCAGGGTTACAATGGTAGCTTTACTGCAATGGACCTGCGTTCAGGCCAGATTATCTGGAAGCGCGATATGGGTTCAGTCAGTGATTTCTTCATCGACAGTGGCCGCGTTTTCCTAGTCGATCAGGATGATAAAGTAGTTGCTCTGTCGCTAAACGGCGGAACCATCCTGTGGACACAGAACGATCTGTTGCATCGTCAACTGACGGCGCCTGTGCTGTTTAATGGTTATGTTGTAGTCGGTGACTCAGAGGGTTATCTGCACTGGATGGATAGTGCAACAGGTCAGTTTGTTGCACAAAATAAAGTTGATAGTGATGGATTCCTGTCCTCGCCAATCGTTGCAGGCGATCGACTAGTGATTCAGGCTCGTGGCGGTAGTGTCTACTCCTACAACCGCTGA